Part of the Deltaproteobacteria bacterium genome is shown below.
ATCACGTGTTCGGCATATCCCACGGCCTTGAGAATAAACATGTTCCGGCCGTGGGAGAGAACAAAAGCCCTCTTCTCCCCGAGGGAGCTGTAAAACTCCTCGTTGATGCGAAGGGAGTTTCGGAAGACGAATTCGTCCTCCGCTTGGGCTGCCCTTTCGTCTCCCCAACCCAGGGATATCATGAAAGAACCCAGCCTGTTCTCCTTGACTCTGCAGAAATAGCGCCATACCTCCGGGGGGCTGACTTCCAACCCCGGGATATCCCTGTAGTCCTTTTCGGTGGGAACGCGTGCTGCCTGGTCAACTCGAAAGTGGGGATATATGTACTTCCCCTCAATATCCGGCCGGCAGGAGGGATCGAGGAGGGCGATCTGGATGAGGTAGTCCTCTTCCAGTTCCCGGTGGGACACAGAGAAGTCCTCCGGGCAGAGCCCGACAGCGGCAACGCCTCCCCCCTTTCCATTTCCACGGTTGTGCATCTGCATGCAGGGAGGGAGGATATGGCGACCGCCGAAGGGAACGGTCGAGGCATACCCGACAACGCCGCACCCCCCTTCGCCCGAGGCCTTGGAATGGCGCAGAGGCCCGCCCCTTGTCAGAGCCGCCCCCGGCTCATCTTGTCCCTTGGTAGTCTTCATGGAACAGAAGATCTCTCCTTCCCCTGAGCTCCTCCACGGAGTCCAGGTCGAGCCGCCACAGGATCTCCATGAGCTGGATCTTCCACCCGTGGTAGAGATTGGTGATTCGCTGGATCGCCCATTCAGGATCCATGAGGCAGGACATCTCCTCGTCGGTAGTAGCTATACCCCTTGGGCATCCGCGGCCGCTCTCGCAGTTTCCGCACCGGCAACATTCGAGGGCTACCAGTTCGGCCGTGCCGATGACGACTCCGTCGGCTCCCAGGGCGATGGCCTTGGCCGCGTCGTAGGCTGTGCGGATGCCGCCACCGGCCATGAGGGTTACTTCGTCTCTGATCCCCTCCTGCTCAAGAAACCGGTGTACCTTTGGAATGGCGTACTCGATAGGCATGGCGATGTTCTTCTTGGCGATCTCGGGGGCCGCACCCGTTCCCCCGTATCCCCCGTCCAGATGGACTATGTGAGCCCCTGCATAGTAGCTCCCCACGGCCACCATATCCACATCGGTGGGAGTCGACACCTTGACCGAAACCAATGCATCGGGGTTGATCTCCAGAACCCAGTCGAGGTGCTTTCTATGGTCCTCCACGGAATAGACACTGTGAAACGGGAAGGGGGAGAAGAGGCTGTGGCCCGGCACTGTCTCCCTGAGTGCCGCCACTGCCGGGGTGACCTTGTCGCCCAGCAGGTGGCCTCCGAGGCCCGGCTTTGCCCCCTGGGCGTACTTGAACTCCACCACAGGAGCCAGCTTGATGGTTTCCTCCCGCACTCCGAACAGCCCTGTGGCGACCTGCGTGATGACCCATGGTGCATAGGGGACGAGTTCGTCCGGGTATCCCCCTTCTCCAGTGCAGGTAAGGGTCCCCATGTTGCGAGCCGCCCCTGCTTTGCCTATCATGGTGGGAAGACTGATCGAACCAAAGGACATGCCGCCCCCGTAAAGAGGTAGGCCTATGGATCTTTCCGGTCCACGATCTCGGCGGTTGAGCCGGACCGAGAGATTGATCCGGGCTTCCAGCAAGGACTCGAGACGGGGCGCCTCCCTTTTCCACCTGAAGCGGAGCTTGTCAAAACCGCCCCCCGAATCCCCCCCTTCGACGGCCTTTCCGTTGGCTGGAGGAAACCCGGTTTCCGCCAGTTCCCATGTCGAAAGGATGAGTTCGGGCGTCCACCTCCGGTCTCCAAGTGTCTGCAAGAGAGGATTCTCAGAGATCGAAAGAGCCTCCATGGGGCAGTGGGCAACACAGAAGAAGTCGTTCTCCCTGCATGAGATCCCGATGCACCGCTCGACATTGGGAGAAGTGACGAGGTTCTGGCCGGGCCTGATTTCGTGGACACCGAGAGGACAGAGCTCAACACACGTGCCGCACCTGATACACCGCACGGTCCGTTCCACGGCATAACGGGGCAGTGCGTTCCGGAACCGGGAGGGTGCTCTCACGATCCTTTTCTCCACCTGCTTCACCGGAATTCCTCCTGAAAGACCTCCCTTTCGAGTTGATCGAAGTAGAGGGCCCTGCCCGTTTCGCCCCTCAGACGCCTGACCTCTCGGAGCCCCATGGCTCCGAGAACCTCCAGAAGCTGGTTTTGCCATGCTGCCATGAGATTGATCATGCGGGTCGCCCCCCAGTCCGGGTCGATGTGCCGGATCTCCCGGGGACAGGTATCAGGTAGGCTGCACTCCCGGCATGCAAGACACTCCAGCCCGATCAAGAGGGGGTATGTGATGACGACGCCGTCGGCCCCCGAGATGATCGCCTTGGGAACGTGTTCGGCTGCAGCGATTCCACCGCTGGCAAGCAGGGTCACCTCGTCGCGGATCCGCTTTTCAACAAGGTGGAGATGGATCCACTGGAGGGCATCCTTGAGGAAAGGACTTCCGGGGAGCAGAGGGGCCCGCCCGTGACGGTCCGCCATGAGGTGGATCACATCGGCCGACCCCGCTGCAAGGGCCTCCACCGCCGTGTCTGCATCCGGCGTGAAGGGGAGGGCCACAGAGACGAGTGCATCTGGGTTGATTTTCCTGATTTGTTCCAGCTTCTTGCCCCAGTCTTTGGAAAAGGGGATCTCCACCATGGCCGCCCCCTGGATCGACGCCCTAGCCTTCTCCAAGTCGTCCCCTATTCTGGGTACGCCCGAGGAGCTGTATCGGTTCAGGAGGGACGGCCAGTTGCCCGGATCGAAAGCGAAGAAGGTACCCAGGCTCCGGGCGGCCAGACATACTGCCTCCGCAACCTTCGTTCCGTAAAGATCCACGGGAAAGGCGCCGAAGAGGACGGGGATGGGCAGGTGAACCACCCTCGCCGGCAGACCGGCGAGATTCCCCGCTCCGTCGAACTCCAGATGGTCGGGCTTCCTGCCCAGGTCGATTCCCGTGTGGATATACTCCCGCCCGTGTATGCCGTCCCGGGTGGGCCTGACTATTTCGGACATGTCCGTCCACATGGAATCGAATCCAGGCCCCGAGAAGGGGCCTCTGTAACCCGCTCCGAAGACGGGGATCCTTCCCGTCTCAGCCTGAAGCCAGGTGGAGGTAATGATCTCCGGTGTCCAGTATTCATCGCCGAGCCGAAGGTATTCGGGGTTGAGTATCTTCGAAAGGGACCGGGTCGGGCACTGCTGGATGCAGCGGAAGCAGTTCTTGCAGAGGTGGGAGAGGGGTTCGTCCATGAGCCTGGGATCCTCGGGTTTTCGC
Proteins encoded:
- a CDS encoding alpha-hydroxy-acid oxidizing protein, which codes for MKQVEKRIVRAPSRFRNALPRYAVERTVRCIRCGTCVELCPLGVHEIRPGQNLVTSPNVERCIGISCRENDFFCVAHCPMEALSISENPLLQTLGDRRWTPELILSTWELAETGFPPANGKAVEGGDSGGGFDKLRFRWKREAPRLESLLEARINLSVRLNRRDRGPERSIGLPLYGGGMSFGSISLPTMIGKAGAARNMGTLTCTGEGGYPDELVPYAPWVITQVATGLFGVREETIKLAPVVEFKYAQGAKPGLGGHLLGDKVTPAVAALRETVPGHSLFSPFPFHSVYSVEDHRKHLDWVLEINPDALVSVKVSTPTDVDMVAVGSYYAGAHIVHLDGGYGGTGAAPEIAKKNIAMPIEYAIPKVHRFLEQEGIRDEVTLMAGGGIRTAYDAAKAIALGADGVVIGTAELVALECCRCGNCESGRGCPRGIATTDEEMSCLMDPEWAIQRITNLYHGWKIQLMEILWRLDLDSVEELRGRRDLLFHEDYQGTR
- a CDS encoding 4Fe-4S dicluster domain-containing protein; this encodes MEVTSMNGWSTAGRTRPVRYSIETSCALPRYTPVGRFRVLRHEKTCINCGRCIKECIYDVHRRKPEDPRLMDEPLSHLCKNCFRCIQQCPTRSLSKILNPEYLRLGDEYWTPEIITSTWLQAETGRIPVFGAGYRGPFSGPGFDSMWTDMSEIVRPTRDGIHGREYIHTGIDLGRKPDHLEFDGAGNLAGLPARVVHLPIPVLFGAFPVDLYGTKVAEAVCLAARSLGTFFAFDPGNWPSLLNRYSSSGVPRIGDDLEKARASIQGAAMVEIPFSKDWGKKLEQIRKINPDALVSVALPFTPDADTAVEALAAGSADVIHLMADRHGRAPLLPGSPFLKDALQWIHLHLVEKRIRDEVTLLASGGIAAAEHVPKAIISGADGVVITYPLLIGLECLACRECSLPDTCPREIRHIDPDWGATRMINLMAAWQNQLLEVLGAMGLREVRRLRGETGRALYFDQLEREVFQEEFR